The window GACCTTTTCCTCCAAGCTTTCCTTGACTTCTTCCTTCATATTCTTCTCTAGCTGATTCCCCTGATCACGACCCTAtacttacaaaaaaaattgaaggttCCAGACTCCCAGGTCAAGGTTAGAGTATAAAGTATCGGTTTCCTtcggagtctggtgcttcgaaaatatttttggattttctttagtttgaaaaaaaattaaactatttacacactTCTTTAGAGTATTCTcgagattccctggttcaATTCGTATTTTCAAATTGTTAACCTACtacctgacccaggaattcatcgagaaTACCTCATCGTCCGTCTAGGAGGTAGTAGGGAGTGCGTGTAGTGGAACTTCGTCGACCACACACAACTcggaattatccctatagacttttACTCTATGACCGTTGACAAGAAAAGGGACAGAGTTAGAagcacttccctggatctccaCTTCTCCGTTTGCGCGGATGCCGACGATGGTATATGGGCCGACCCATTTAGACTTCAATTTCCCAGGCATTAGCTTGAGCCGGGACtggaaaaggagcaccttcAATTTCCCAGGCATTCTTATCATGCCATAACTTCGTTCtttctttgtaccacatggcagactcaAATGACTCCAGTCGAAGTTTCTCCAATTCTTGTAGTTGTaacttcctctcttcttcgcAAGCTACAGGTTTCATGTTAACTCTttcactgcccagtacgccttgtgctTAATACCAACAGGTAAGTGGCACATCTTGCCAAACACAAGCCTGTAAGGAGACATTCCAATAGGCgttttaaaagcagttctgtAGGCCCACAATGCGTCACCAAGCCtcttgctccagtccttccttgacggattaactattttctccaatattgccttgatctcgcgattagaaatctcCGCTTGGCCATTAGACTGGGGGTGGTACGGAGTCGACACtctatggtgaacaccatatttcttcatcagagtctcgatggtgcgattacagaaatgagTTCCCTGATCTGAGACGATGGCCCGGGGAACTCCatatctgttgaaaatataggccttcaaaaattttgccacctccttcgattcgcatgttgtggtggccttagcttctatccacttagacacatagtctactgcaaccaatatatacgtGTTCCCACAAGATGATGGGAACGGTCCCATAAAGTCCATCCCCacacataaaaaatttcacacacgatcaccgggacctgaggcatctcgtccctccttgaaattccccccgTCTGTTGGCACCTCTCGCAACATTGGCAGAACTCAAAGGCATCCCTATTTAGCGTCGGCCAATAAAAACCGCTGTCCAGAACTTTCCTTGCTGTCTTCCTCGGTCCAAAGtgacctccacatgccaaagtgtggcaatgaattaacacatctttttgtttccattcgggaatgcagcgtctaatcacttgatctgagcacattttccacaggtaagggtcgtcccaaaagtaatatttgtgTCACGACCACAACTCCCTAGTGCTAGTGAGCGTAGCTATTTCGTGACTAAACAAATCTCAAACATCAAGGGACAACATAAAAAGGATGAAATCACTCAAACCAAAAGTATCAAAGGCATATGGGTACATAATCAAAACGTGATCAGAGTATCAAGACTAGGTTCAAAGCTTGCTAGTACATAATTCTAGGTtttgcagcggaagagtccaagacaaaatagCACGTATGAAGACATGCTACTTTGGGCTACCTAACTACTTATTAAAAAGAAGCTTGTCCCAACACCTTCGCCTGCTCgtccacgttcaacctgcacatttgaaaataacatgcagggctgagtatttgatatactcagtgggcacattgccaaaatagttctatctttaattgtcaatgccacagttgagtgatcacggggttttacttaaaagacccgagtcactaaaatacttttcctttagtaaagatttgattgcgcaatcacgtaacatagatataccatatctgaaccttgtgtgaaccgggaatgtggccacattccacgacggtcactggaccggccaaccccTTTTGTTAGCTCACGATCCccttatgtgtacactagtccgagtagggtttgcggccctactgggacccgaattcgatttaacttgatttggcatagccaagcagataggtaatcataaaacaaaacatggcatgacaacatacttgagcaaagaatcacattttcatactaaaaACACGTTTTAAAAgaatgcccacctcaaaagctaaAGCTCCTTCCGGAATTTCCTTAACTCGGTCTTAGATGACGTTCGAAGACGTccctttaggaaataaaagatacttaattagatttttgaGATATCCATTAAGCTTAAACatgaatgcatcctaagtgcgtgatcattttattcttcctcTAAATTTTCTAGAAGAGTTCTAGAattcttgaatattaattaaatcagtagatttaattaaattgggaAAATTATTCGCTTAGCTAGAGGGTGCTACCTCCTATGCCATTTATTCAAGTACCAAAAATTAGGCTCGAGGTCTACTCATTGTTAGCGTATcgtattttcttaaaattaattatttgagcACTCATACTAAATTCCGGAAGAAAAACGACTTATCCTCATGGAACTTAATTAGCGGACTATTATTTAATCCATAACGTAGGAGAGTCCAtggtttaattaaattcttagcccacattttatttaattggtgGCACAACCTATTACTAAAGAGGcccaacaaaatataaaaaaaagggagGCCCAAATTAATACTTATCACTAGcccaaacataaaaataaaacaagaggcccaacaacaaaaaaaaatgaagccCAACTACTCCCTTCCCTAAACCATCGGTGTCTCTCTCTCAACAAAGTCACAAAATCCCCAATTCAACACACACAACCCTAATCCATTCtccctcctctctctctcggcGGTATCGCCTCATTCTCACCGCCACCGTCGACGCCTCTCGCCGGATTATGAGCTCGATCTCTCAGCTGCTACACAGCACCGCCGCCCGAAGCCGGCCCTGGACCGGTGACAGCCGGTGTCGTTGCGTACGTGAGCTCAGCGAGGCAGCACCGCCATCGCAGTCAGACACTCCGTAAGGCGGGGTTGTCGCCTGTGCTCCTCCGCCGCTCTCCGTTGAAATCGCGGAGGAGTTCTCGGCATCTCCGTCGCGCCGGCCAGTCCCGCCGTCGCCGCACGGCGGAGGCCTCGCCGCTTCCCGACGCGGTGGAACAGCCGTTACTGTCCCGGTTAGGGAGAAGGCGTCGCCTTTCCCTTCCTCCGGTTCCTCTCTATAAGCTAAGTTTTGCTGCCTTCCTTTGCTTAGCTCAAATCGGGGTTTATTTAGCAACCTATGTAAAAATCGATTCTTGACTATTGGTGATGTTCAAGCTTTGATCTTGTGGGAGTTTGATTATTGAATCCATTAATTGAGTTTGTGGCAGAAGCTCTATGTTGTGATTAATGGGGATTCCTTGAACTTGTTgggatttatttgtttgctcACTGGAAAGAGCTTAACCCTTAAAAAGAACTTGCTACAAAACTATAGCATAAAGGCAGCCTATCGTGCTTGTTTTATATTGATTGTGATTCCTAAGTTGTGGTGACTCTATATGATGGCATGAAAAATGATTGGGAGGAAAGGGTGGAGGTGTATTACCTCTGAGAATTGAAGGAGTGGCTGACTTGCTGCTGCTTACTACTTGCTCTACCCTCTAACTCTCTGTTTTTGCTGAATTTTGAAGTGTGGGTGAAAGGAGTTGGTGTGTGGTGTGGAGGGGGATTTATAGGCAGATTGTGGGGTACTCTTGAGCCTTAAATGGCTGTTGTATCGTTTGTTGCTATGCTGCAGAAATCTCACTTTTAGTGATCTCCTTGTCTCTCCTTCATGGCTGCAAAACTTGCATCTTTATGGGTACCTAGTACTAGTTATTAATTGGGgtttgtttgatttgtagAGAGGCAGGGGATGTGGTGCCAAGGGCTGCATTATGAAGGGTGTGCAGGCTGGAATTCCCCTTTTTTGGCAAGTTCTTGGTCTTCAAGGAAAAAGAAGGTTTGTTTTCTATCCCTTCCTAAGTGTTCTATTAATTGCTCTTGTCTCATGGTCATTAAGGCTCGTTTTTATCTTGCAGGTGAGAGGAAATCTCGGCTCCCATCCGGCAGCACTTCGAGCAGGCCCGGATTCACCGATTGGGCCGACGGGCCGCCCGAAACGGGCCCTAAGTCGGGCCTGAAGAAAAGGCCCGGATGCACACCccattttagatattttccCTTCCATGTTTATCTTTCTTTGGGGACTTCATCCGTGTAACTTATCCTATAAATTGTTGTTCACTAAACAAAAGTCTTGTTCTATATTTTGAAGTGTTTGATGGTTAGTTGTTCTTTTATTGTATAAGTAAAGCTACTCGAAAATTTTTGATATCCTACGGTGTATTTCCAATACTTTTAGTTCATTTGATTATTTAGCTTTCACTTGaactaaaaagaattaaaccTCATAACAAGGGCTCGAGTTCCAATAACTTTTCATGAACGAAAAACTACACATCCTTAGTTCGTTCTAAAACAAAAcgaaggaaagaaaaaaaaatgatgcgGGTATTACATTCTACCCTCCTTAACAAAAATTTCGCCCCGAAATTTCGCTTATGTTACTCAAACAGTTCTGGATACATTTCCCTCATTTTGTCTTCCAATTCCCACGTGGCTTCCTCGTGACTATGATGCTTCCATAAAACTTTCACCGTTACAATAGATTTATTCCTCAATTCCTTGACCTTCCTATCCAAGATTGCCTCTGGCTTCTCTTCATAGCTTAAGTCTGGTTCCAAAACCATCTCCTCTTGGTGGATTATATGTTTTGGGTCGAACACATATTTCCTCAATTGAGACACGTGAAAAACATTGTGCACGTTCCCGAAACTCGGTGGGAGTGCCAATCTGTACGCCACAGGACCCACTTCTTCTAAAATTTCGTAGGGTCCGATGAAACGTGGACTTAGCTTGCCCTTGACGCCGAATCTTGTAATCCCTTTAGACGGAGACACTTTTAGAAAAACTTTATCTCCCGCCTCGAACTGCAGGTCGGTTCGGCGAGCATCCGTGTAAGACTTCTGCCTGTCTTGAGCTTCCTTGATTCTCTCACGGATCTGGCGGACGATCTCTATCATCTCCTCTACTGAATCCGGTCCCAGCGTCTTTCTCTCACCGACCTCATCCCAATAAAGTGGTGATCTACATTTATCTCTcgcaaacccgtgttttttcacgaaacttaatcctaggcgtccataaacgagatctaacggactatattggtggtatgatgttatcctatctatggtggcaccctagtacacccctatatatatatatatatatatatatatatatatatatatatataggggtgcgttaaaatgacaacactcttaatatatatatagggttgtgATCAAATGAGATTTATTAGGCtaaatgagaaatgagatgcaataacagccactcatttttattaaatgagtggtccagattttgccacacaaaaaatatttttagattaatttattatgaaagggtaTAATGGTCATTTCGTTTTTTAATTAGGATTCTTAAGAAATTTTCTCCTCTCTGCAACTCAAAAAACCAGATACATACGCTTCAGAAATTTTCCATCAAATTCGCGAACGATGACGGCGAAGTCGCGGCGGCGCTGCATCGCGATGATCCGAAAATGGCGAAGAAGCAGAAAGGCGAAGGCGCCGGTGGTTTCACAAATGGTGACGGCTCCGGTGGTTTCCTCATCTCCAATCGGAGAATCGCACGCCGCAAACCCTAGAAATCTCCGCCGCCGGAGCAGGAGATCATCTCGATTGTTGAATCGAGCGGCGGTGGAGGGGAATTCGCCTTCTCCGGCGTGAATCGCGAGCGTAAGCGAGGTCAGATCTGTGATCATCATGGAGTTGCTGATTCCGATGATAGCGTGATgcaatttgttatttttctcaCTGAAATCTAAATTTCGTGGAAGCAATTGTATGTTTGAAATTCCAACCTGTTATATGTGCAAATCTTAGCAATGATGTTTAGTGTTTTAAGGTGTATGCAGGATTTTCGTTTTTGGATTTGGACTAAGTTTTAGGCTATTGTATATGTgtccttttttatttgatttaggTACAGAGCCATGTGATTTGGtgagaaaattttggatttctATCCGACTAGCTATGCACTCTAGGTGTTTGATGATATTCCCCAGTTGAgactacatatataatcaatatcaactacacacatataatgtcaactacatatacaattcatgtcaactacacacatatattgtcaactatgtgtataatccatgtcaactacatatgtgaattataagtgttatttgttagttgttgacattcgatattatcgctattgatatgtgaattataagtgttaatttttagttgttggcattttaatacgagttgttgacattcgctaatctcgctattgatatgtgaattataagtgttattttttagttgttgacattcgatattctcgctattgatatgtgaattataagtgttattttttagttgttgacattttaatatgagttgttgacattcgatattctcgctattgatatgtgaattataagtgttattttttagttgttgacattttaatacgggTTGTTGACATTCGCTAATCTCGCtattttagttgttgatatcttgttaaaagttataaaacatatcacaaAACTTGCAGTGAGTTCAAGGAGATGCAGAAAACAAGATATTGTCTCAGTaatgaacaaaattaattcctATTCTGATAAGTTGTAATGTCGAATCATTAGTTTCTACTGATACGAATACCTCTTCGAGTACAAAGGACCTTATTTAACTGTGAACAAAAGTGAAGGTGAGCTGAACTCACTCCTCCACACGATTTTCCACTGTCTCCGGTTTGGAAACCTTGACCTTGATAGGTAAGGTGAGTGACAGATCGTGTAGAAGAGCACCTGGAGCTTTGACCATTGAAATGCTCTGTTCCAGTTCCCTTGCTGCCTCCCTCTGCAACTGGGCCTTCTTCGGCTTCAGTCTGTCCAGATTCACAAGGCACGTAAGTTGCTAGTAACACCGTGTTTATCTTTGATATCTTTGTTGCTATTATGTGTTGTTGTTTGGTGTGTTACTGGAATTGCTTTGAAGTGATatgaagtaaaatgagttaaaatAACTGCAATTGATCACTAGTTAATTGATGAGGAAATTATTGAATCTCGCTTTGGCAAAGGAGTTAGATAATAGAGTATATTATTGATGAATGTAACTGATTTACGTAGGTGAGGTAAGAGAAGCGTGTGATAGGGTAGGATTTGAAGTGGTTACTGTTCGAATTACTGATTGcctttttaattcaaaatttgtgaatttatttgttaattctGTGGATTCAATTTCTCTAAAATCGAAAgcaaattacaattaatttgtgaaatatatggatgcaGCTTTTAATTCGATTGTGTTGCTGGAATTTTTGAGTTGTGTAGATaaggtgtttgtgatattgcctaaaatattattgttgacagaaattatataagttgttgacatgaagatgtttattttttacatgaatta is drawn from Salvia hispanica cultivar TCC Black 2014 chromosome 6, UniMelb_Shisp_WGS_1.0, whole genome shotgun sequence and contains these coding sequences:
- the LOC125195066 gene encoding uncharacterized protein LOC125195066; translated protein: MAKRRFLIARSRLVFGKMCHLPVGIKHKAYWAKERSYGMIRMPGKLKVLLFQSRLKLMPGKLKSKWVGPYTIVGIRANGEVEIQGSASNSVPFLVNGHRVKVYRDNSELCVVDEVPLHALPTTS